The proteins below come from a single Shinella zoogloeoides genomic window:
- a CDS encoding glycosyltransferase family 2 protein, which yields MLDALLNTVAVFLSASLSVPTMVYAAECTAAVALPRRPAPRAGDRPAVAVVVPAHNEESEICRTLASIRPQLRAEDRLVVVADNCDDRTAVLARGAGARVIERQDLVHRGKGYALAAGISALAEAPPPVVILIDADCRVGPDAIDILARAALAYGRPIQARYLLTAPPGASVRQAVAAFAFLVKNRVRPLGLKALGLPCQLTGSGMAFPWAVLAKARLANAHLVEDMKLGLDLARAGHAPRFCDDAQITSQFPASLKGTQTQRQRWEAGHLGMGRFALMALLDGTTYRKPNYFAMLLDVIVPPLSLLALLLAAVLLATAGLAMMGFSLAPLAIAAFNLALLLGATALAWSAFGRKTLPARSLLSIPAYVFGKIGLYPRLMLGRVRDGWIRTDRARHDGR from the coding sequence ATGCTGGATGCTCTCCTCAACACCGTCGCCGTTTTCCTGTCGGCGTCCCTGTCCGTTCCGACAATGGTCTACGCCGCCGAATGTACCGCGGCGGTTGCCCTTCCCCGCAGGCCTGCCCCGAGAGCGGGCGACCGCCCTGCCGTGGCCGTGGTCGTGCCTGCCCATAACGAGGAGAGCGAGATATGCCGGACGCTGGCGAGCATCCGGCCGCAACTGCGCGCCGAAGACCGGCTGGTCGTCGTCGCCGACAACTGCGACGACCGCACGGCGGTGCTGGCGCGCGGCGCCGGGGCGCGGGTCATCGAGCGGCAGGACCTGGTGCATCGCGGCAAGGGCTATGCGCTCGCGGCCGGAATTAGCGCCTTGGCCGAAGCGCCGCCGCCGGTGGTCATCCTGATCGATGCCGATTGCCGCGTCGGCCCGGATGCAATCGACATATTGGCACGCGCGGCGCTGGCTTACGGTCGACCCATTCAGGCCCGTTACCTGCTGACGGCCCCTCCCGGGGCTTCGGTCCGGCAGGCGGTCGCAGCCTTCGCCTTCCTCGTCAAGAACCGGGTAAGGCCACTGGGGCTGAAGGCGCTCGGTTTGCCTTGCCAGCTCACCGGGTCGGGCATGGCCTTTCCCTGGGCGGTGCTCGCCAAGGCCCGGCTTGCCAATGCGCATCTGGTCGAAGACATGAAGCTCGGGCTCGATCTGGCCCGCGCAGGCCATGCACCGCGCTTTTGCGACGATGCTCAGATCACCAGCCAGTTTCCGGCGTCGCTGAAGGGAACGCAAACCCAGCGGCAGCGCTGGGAGGCCGGACATCTCGGCATGGGGCGCTTCGCGCTCATGGCCCTGCTGGATGGGACCACCTACCGAAAGCCAAACTATTTCGCCATGCTGCTCGATGTGATCGTGCCGCCGCTATCGCTTCTCGCCCTGCTTCTCGCCGCCGTGCTGCTTGCCACAGCCGGACTGGCGATGATGGGCTTTTCGCTGGCGCCGCTGGCGATCGCCGCCTTCAACCTGGCCCTGCTTCTCGGCGCAACGGCGCTTGCCTGGTCGGCATTCGGCCGCAAGACGCTGCCCGCCCGTTCGCTGCTGTCCATTCCGGCCTATGTCTTCGGGAAAATAGGCCTCTATCCACGTCTCATGCTGGGCCGGGTTCGGGACGGCTGGATCAGGACGGACCGCGCGCGGCACGATGGCCGCTGA
- a CDS encoding WecB/TagA/CpsF family glycosyltransferase, translating into MAIVETHPHAMAFSGKRERISFLGAPFDPLTSETVVDLLKASGPGVRFRYVVTPNVDHVVRLNKDRTLGRYYDKAWLSLCDSRPIAALGRLVSVRLPLVTGSDLTATLFRSVIESGDVISVIAPNQALMRALERTYPGIRFRSFVPPSGVLTNEQALRDCVEFVAGDEARFIFICIGSPQSEKIASALALRPDASGTAFCVGAALEFLVGSKRRAPLWMRRVGLEWMHRLLSDPARLWHRYASSVLPLLMLFTGELVGRPKRPG; encoded by the coding sequence ATGGCAATCGTAGAGACGCATCCGCATGCCATGGCGTTTTCCGGTAAACGGGAGCGCATCTCGTTCCTCGGCGCGCCCTTCGATCCGCTCACGTCCGAAACCGTCGTGGATCTCCTCAAGGCCTCGGGCCCGGGCGTCCGCTTCCGCTACGTGGTGACACCCAATGTCGATCATGTCGTGCGGCTGAACAAGGATCGCACACTGGGCCGATACTATGACAAGGCCTGGCTGTCCCTGTGCGACAGCCGGCCGATCGCGGCGCTCGGCCGCCTCGTTTCCGTCCGGCTGCCGCTGGTGACGGGGTCCGACCTGACCGCTACCCTGTTCAGGTCAGTGATCGAGAGCGGCGACGTCATCAGCGTCATCGCCCCCAATCAGGCCCTGATGCGGGCATTGGAACGGACCTATCCCGGCATCCGGTTCCGCTCTTTCGTGCCGCCTTCGGGCGTCCTCACCAATGAGCAGGCGTTGCGCGATTGCGTGGAGTTCGTCGCCGGCGACGAGGCGCGATTCATCTTCATCTGCATCGGTTCGCCGCAATCGGAGAAGATCGCTTCCGCGCTCGCCTTGCGGCCGGATGCGAGCGGAACGGCCTTCTGCGTCGGCGCCGCACTGGAATTCCTGGTGGGATCGAAGAGACGCGCGCCGCTCTGGATGCGGCGGGTGGGGCTTGAATGGATGCACCGGCTCCTGTCCGATCCCGCGCGCCTCTGGCACCGCTATGCGTCCTCGGTATTGCCGCTGCTTATGCTGTTCACGGGCGAACTCGTCGGGCGGCCGAAACGGCCGGGATAG